Proteins from a genomic interval of Marmota flaviventris isolate mMarFla1 chromosome 8, mMarFla1.hap1, whole genome shotgun sequence:
- the Nicn1 gene encoding nicolin-1 isoform X2 — MSRVSVPCHVKSTVALQVGDVRTSQGRPGVLVIDVTFPSVAPFEEITFKNYYTAFLSIRVRQHTSTHSPANWVTCLRDYCLMPDPHSEEGAQEYISLFKHQMLCDMTRVLELRLILRQPSPLWLSFTVEELQIYQQGPKSPSMTFPKWLSHPVPCEQPIPLPEGLPDPSRVSSEVQQMWALTEMIRASHTSTRIGRFDVDGCYDLNLLSYT, encoded by the exons atgtcccgCGTGTCGGTGCCCTGTCATGTGAAAAGCACTGTAGCCCTGCAGGTGGGCGACGTACGGACTTCCCAAGGCCGGCCTGGCGTGCTGGTTATCGATGTCACCTTCCCCAGCGTTGCGCCTTTCGAG GAGATCACATTTAAGAATTACTACACAGCCTTTTTAAGCATTCGTGTCCGTCAGCATACTTCAACACACTCACCAGCGAACTGGGTGACTTGCCTGCGGGACTACTGTCTGATGCCTGATCCACACAGTGAGGAGGGAGCCCAGGAGTATATATCGCTGTTCAAGCACCAG ATGCTGTGTGACATGACCAGAGTACTGGAGCTGCGTCTGATTCTACGGCAGCCATCACCACTGTGGCTGTCTTTCACAGTGGAGGAGCTGCAGATCTACCAGCAGGGACCAAAG AGCCCCTCCATGACCTTCCCCAAGTGGCTGTCTCACCCAGTACCCTGTGAACAACCTATCCCCCTCCCTGAG GGTCTTCCAGACCCCAGCAGGGTGTCTTCTGAGGTGCAGCAGATGTGGGCACTGACAGAAATGATCCGGGCAAGTCACACCTCCACGAGGATCGGCCGTTTTGAT
- the Nicn1 gene encoding nicolin-1 isoform X1, whose translation MSRVSVPCHVKSTVALQVGDVRTSQGRPGVLVIDVTFPSVAPFELQEITFKNYYTAFLSIRVRQHTSTHSPANWVTCLRDYCLMPDPHSEEGAQEYISLFKHQMLCDMTRVLELRLILRQPSPLWLSFTVEELQIYQQGPKSPSMTFPKWLSHPVPCEQPIPLPEGLPDPSRVSSEVQQMWALTEMIRASHTSTRIGRFDVDGCYDLNLLSYT comes from the exons atgtcccgCGTGTCGGTGCCCTGTCATGTGAAAAGCACTGTAGCCCTGCAGGTGGGCGACGTACGGACTTCCCAAGGCCGGCCTGGCGTGCTGGTTATCGATGTCACCTTCCCCAGCGTTGCGCCTTTCGAG TTGCAGGAGATCACATTTAAGAATTACTACACAGCCTTTTTAAGCATTCGTGTCCGTCAGCATACTTCAACACACTCACCAGCGAACTGGGTGACTTGCCTGCGGGACTACTGTCTGATGCCTGATCCACACAGTGAGGAGGGAGCCCAGGAGTATATATCGCTGTTCAAGCACCAG ATGCTGTGTGACATGACCAGAGTACTGGAGCTGCGTCTGATTCTACGGCAGCCATCACCACTGTGGCTGTCTTTCACAGTGGAGGAGCTGCAGATCTACCAGCAGGGACCAAAG AGCCCCTCCATGACCTTCCCCAAGTGGCTGTCTCACCCAGTACCCTGTGAACAACCTATCCCCCTCCCTGAG GGTCTTCCAGACCCCAGCAGGGTGTCTTCTGAGGTGCAGCAGATGTGGGCACTGACAGAAATGATCCGGGCAAGTCACACCTCCACGAGGATCGGCCGTTTTGAT